In a single window of the Antedon mediterranea chromosome 1, ecAntMedi1.1, whole genome shotgun sequence genome:
- the LOC140055405 gene encoding uncharacterized protein, with amino-acid sequence MDHSICLEPVCRLCGCKRAIREGCRPHLKEKYENIIISALKINVTFDVLGVHPPYICLCCIHKLKRWRKFSNRNIKKNCNIHVVSFQDTECKFCNVTEVVPVTLEDFRNAAVNSHLIPWFPTEDELHFIKLTKDGNNISINLTVLKDFSWSLIVAGITMPTKSLLGEDFGEFLNLQDFSKLCNVIENAGTCTGNQDFPDVVEKKKGPEGQIPINITKNDIYCHLHSTIRHKKCELLVSKDTKRCRVCKIFRSDLSAKRNAYRAPGRDQLKPKTPNIHLSRAQLEDKLATLKGECRQLKQRNRCLQDKVTMYANERAKLLAVMDDVEPEIESNNI; translated from the coding sequence ATGGACCATTCCATTTGCTTAGAACCGGTTTGTAGGCTTTGTGGCTGTAAACGTGCTATTCGTGAAGGTTGCCGGCCACATTTGAAAgagaaatatgaaaatataattatatctgCACTGAAAATAAATGTCACTTTCGATGTGCTTGGAGTACATCCACCATACATTTGCCTGTGCTGCATACATAAGCTAAAAAGGTGGAGAAAATTTTCCAATaggaacataaaaaaaaactgcaATATACATGTAGTATCATTTCAAGATACAGAATGCAAGTTCTGTAATGTCACTGAAGTGGTGCCTGTCACACTAGAGGATTTTAGGAATGCGGCAGTCAATTCTCATCTTATTCCTTGGTTCCCAACAGAAGATGAACTACACTTTATTAAACTGACGAAAGACGGGAATAATATCAGCATAAATCTAACTGTGTTAAAAGATTTTTCATGGTCATTGATTGTTGCAGGTATCACAATGCCAACTAAAAGCTTGTTGGGGGAAGATTTTGGTGAATTTTTGAATTTACAAGACTTTTCAAAGCTCTGTAATGTGATTGAAAATGCAGGAACATGCACAGGGAATCAGGATTTTCCTGATGTGgtagaaaaaaagaaaggacCAGAAGGGCAAATTCccataaatataacaaaaaacgACATTTATTGCCATTTGCACTCCACAATTAGGCATAAAAAATGTGAACTATTAGTTAGTAAGGATACAAAACGATGCAGGGTTTGCAAAATTTTCCGATCTGACCTTTCTGCAAAAAGAAACGCTTACAGAGCTCCAGGCAGAGATCAACTGAAACCAAAAACTCCAAACATACACCTTTCTAGAGCCCAATTAGAAGATAAATTAGCAACATTAAAAGGTGAATGTCGCCAATTAAAGCAAAGAAATCGCTGTCTTCAAGATAAAGTGACTATGTATGCAAATGAAAGGGCTAAGCTATTGGCTGTTATGGATGATGTAGAACCTGAAATCGAAAGTAATAATATCTAA
- the LOC140055453 gene encoding clathrin light chain B-like — MADFLDVDGGINPNSAPVATEEDPAAAFLAREQDELAGIEDENFSGGPTTDAQAVDQGNADFGSAEADILGGGEVGGEAPQENGPSDAYSAISSVDRLANEPEKIKKWRVEQEELLAKKDEEADELKEDWRETAKKELNDWYNKRSEQQEKMKTSNRASEEAFIQERDEDIPGQEWERVARLCDFNPKNSKTTKDVTRMRSLLLHLKQTGLTR; from the exons ATGGCCGACTTTCTTGATGTGGATGGTGGAATCAACCCAAATTCAGCTCCTGTAGCCACGGAAGAGGACCCAGCCGCAGCATTTTTAGCTAGAGAGCAAGATGAATTAGCAGGTATTGAAGACGAGAATTTCAGCGGCGGTCCAACCACAGACGCTCAAGCAGTTGACCAAGGAA ATGCAGACTTTGGTAGTGCTGAGGCTGATATTCTTGGTGGCGGTGAAGTAGGTGGAGAG GCTCCTCAAGAAAATGGGCCAAGTGATGCGTATTCAGCCATCTCATCAGTAGACCGGTTAGCCAATGAACCAGAAAAGATTAAGAAATGGCGAGTAGAACAAGAAGAATTGCTTGCCAAGAAAG ATGAAGAGGCTGATGAACTAAAAGAAGACTGGAGAGAAACAGCTAAAAAAGAACTGAATGATTGGTATAACAAAAGATCTGAACAACAAGAAAAGATGAAAACTAGCAACAG AGCAAGTGAAGAAGCATTTATTCAAGAAAGAGATGAGGACATTCCAGGACAAGAGTGGGAACGTGTTGCTAGGCTCTGCGATTTTAACCCTAAAAACAGTAAAACGACCAAAGATGTGACACGGATGCGATCGTTACTCTTGCATCTCAAGCAAACTGGGCTTACACGTTAA
- the LOC140055422 gene encoding uncharacterized protein isoform X2, with translation MTEIIETVRHLQQKLDSLFSSEEFDKINAVLQKLDQLPISIEVLQGTGIGKAVNTYRKHEGGVSEHARSLVKKWKALVQAAMDAEAEQQTNHETKLSTDEKRTPVNKPVQDKSEQNNSCKIKKTHDSEHSKNLTDKKHELTNSKTNSKPDRTKSLPKDSSHKEKGKTLKLKSKCGKIVPKNSQNVDNKLENKKKSSSLVDSQARSSKGSLANKESSSKVTKDKTRQSKVPTAMQESDESTDKITKKVKSPEKNVGLDYQNSGLSFDACLAGPSTADKLLKSPVRQNLKRKLEDQRNATNVSQKTNINERENSLRTKSNNVKKLSKLSIPSSKDTDNNKGKISNNVEKKGKQNIEQQDKNERTGSPSRKPERSKEKSKNVNSLKKEDINIVKSTVTDQKSSSAIKKIDIKSEKFIDAKIKNLDATKCSSPQQKSKKTTIESKIKDDKKSMKKVEKQQAEKPKEQKDKVNEDKKRVYSSDEESQEEISFENTGLSFGDCLFGDLPTPPPNNSKGKLKKKKTQLPQEQKKKAAKFSTKSEGRTKQKPKEEGKVSLASSSKTSKSNDDSNDKKRKSVSTPKETPSSKKIKNTYDSGILLPEISNDYKPLPRIGDDSSPRKRWNAQSAIDSSQIQFKGTKESRTKVFSGKARVHLTAVPTLFDACMRILCDNIDLLEDVGGVPFDILKPVMERCTYQQLYRLEEYNPHFVEDSDYLWQKHVEKEFKFAKPCLAETWKECYLRSFDEREQKFKLLTENITASYAKKDTGRKVMLAYVDRPAKAPRNVRRKQEQHGTAGPVTQQEAPHKRSSWVVPRNEDTSPNKPVRTTKIIAPMMQKTLRFIKKLQKR, from the exons ATGACTGAAATTATTGAAACAGTTCGTCATTTACAACAAAAACTCGATTCATTATTCTCTAGTGAAGAATTTGATAAA ataaaTGCTGTGTTACAAAAATTAGATCAATTGCCCATTTCCATTGAAGTTTTACAG gGAACTGGAATTGGAAAAGCAGTCAACACATACAGAAAGCATGAGGGCGGTGTATCAGAACACGCTAGGAGTCTTGTCAAGAAATGGAAAGCACTTGTTCAGGCTGCAATGGATGCTGAAGCAGAACAACAGACAAACCATGAAACAAAACTATCAACTGATGAAAAGAGGACACCTGTCAATAAGCCAGTCCAAGATAAAAGTGAACAAAACAACAGctgcaaaataaaaaagacTCATGATTCAGAACATTCTAAAAATCTGACTgataaaaaacatgaattaacaaaTTCTAAAACCAATTCAAAACCTGATCGAACTAAATCTTTACCCAAAGACTCTTCACATAAAGAAAAAGGAAAAACACTTAAATTGAAGTCCAAGTGTGGAAAAATTGTTCCCAAAAACAGccaaaatgttgataataaactTGAAAATAAGAAAAAGAGTTCTTCATTGGTGGATTCACAAGCTAGATCGTCAAAAGGCTCTTTAGCAAATAAGGAATCATCTTCCAAAGTAACCAAAGATAAGACAAGGCAATCTAAAGTACCAACAGCTATGCAAGAAAGTGATGAAAGCACTGATAAAATAACTAAGAAAGTTAAATCTCCAGAAAAGAATGTTGGATTAGACTATCAAAATTCAGGGTTGTCTTTTGATGCTTGTTTGGCAGGACCTTCAACTGCAGACAAATTATTAAAGAGCCCTGTTcgtcaaaatttaaaaagaaaacttgAAGATCAAAGAAATGCAACAAATGTTAGTCAAAAAACCAATATCAATGAAAGAGAAAATTCATTGAGGACAAAGAGTAATAATGTCAAAAAATTATCAAAGCTATCTATCCCATCTTCTAAGGACACTGATAATAACAAAGGTAAAATCAGTAACAATGTAGAAAAGAAaggtaaacaaaatattgaacagCAGGATAAAAATGAACGTACTGGAAGTCCTTCCCGCAAACCTGAAAGATCAAAAGAAAAGAGTAAAAATGTAAATTCGTTGAAAAAGGAAGATATAAATATAGTTAAAAGCACAGTTACAGATCAGAAATCAAGTTccgcaataaaaaaaatagatataaaatCAGAGAAATTTATTgatgcaaaaataaaaaatcttgaTGCTACCAAATGTTCTTCACCacaacagaaaagtaaaaagaCAACAATTGAGTCAAAGATAAAAGATGACAAAAAATCGATGAAGAAAGTGGAAAAGCAACAAGCAGAGAAACCGAAAGAACAGAAGGATAAAGTAAATGAAGATAAGAAAAGGGTGTATTCTTCAGATGAGGAAAGCCAGGAGGAAATAAGTTTTGAGAACACTGGTTTATCATTTGGAGATTGTTTATTCGGTGATTTGCCAACTCCTCCACCAAATAATTCGAAAGGAAAGCTTAAGAAAAAGAAAACTCAGTTGCCACAAGAGCAGAAGAAGAAAGCAGCCAAATTTAGTACTAAATCTGAAGgaagaacaaaacaaaaaccaaagGAAGAAGGTAAAGTTTCTTTAGCGTCATCCAGCAAGACATCCAAATCCAACgatgatagtaatgataaaaAACGAAAATCAGTGAGTACGCCCAAGGAAACTCCATCATCTAAAAAG ATAAAAAATACTTATGATTCTGGGATATTATTGCCTGAAATTAGCAATGACTATAAGCCACTTCCACGGATAGGTGATGACTCTTCGCCACGAAAGCGCTGGAATGCACAGTCTGCCATTGACAGTAGTCAAATACAGTTTAAAGGTACAAAGGAGTCCAGAACTAAGGTGTTCTCTGGCAAAGCAAGAGTTCATCTCACAG CTGTTCCGACATTGTTTGATGCGTGTATGCGGATTTTGTGTGACAATATTGACT TACTTGAAGATGTTGGTGGTGTACCGTTTGATATATTAAAACCTGTTATGGAACGTTGTACGTATCAGCAGCTGTACAGACTTGAGGAGTACAATCCG CACTTTGTAGAGGATTCTGATTACTTGTGGCAAAAACATGTTGAAAAAGAATTCAAGTTTGCAAAACCATGTCTAGCGGAGACATGGAAAGAATGTTATTTG AGAAGCTTTGATGAAAGAGAGCAAAAATTCAAACTACTAACTGAAAATATAACAGCTTCATATGCAAAGAAAGACACAG GACGTAAGGTTATGTTAGCATATGTTGATCGTCCTGCTAAAGCGCCACGCAATGTACGACGGAAACAAGAACAACACGGCACAGCTGGTCCAGTAACTCAACAAGAAGCACCTCATAAGAGAAGTTCCTGGGTCGTTCCAAGAAATGAAGATACATCACCCAATAAACCAGTTAGAA CCACCAAGATTATAGCACCCATGATGCAGAAGACGTTACGATTCATTAAGAAACTACAGAAAAGATGA
- the LOC140055422 gene encoding uncharacterized protein isoform X1: MTEIIETVRHLQQKLDSLFSSEEFDKINAVLQKLDQLPISIEVLQGTGIGKAVNTYRKHEGGVSEHARSLVKKWKALVQAAMDAEAEQQTNHETKLSTDEKRTPVNKPVQDKSEQNNSCKIKKTHDSEHSKNLTDKKHELTNSKTNSKPDRTKSLPKDSSHKEKGKTLKLKSKCGKIVPKNSQNVDNKLENKKKSSSLVDSQARSSKGSLANKESSSKVTKDKTRQSKVPTAMQESDESTDKITKKVKSPEKNVGLDYQNSGLSFDACLAGPSTADKLLKSPVRQNLKRKLEDQRNATNVSQKTNINERENSLRTKSNNVKKLSKLSIPSSKDTDNNKGKISNNVEKKGKQNIEQQDKNERTGSPSRKPERSKEKSKNVNSLKKEDINIVKSTVTDQKSSSAIKKIDIKSEKFIDAKIKNLDATKCSSPQQKSKKTTIESKIKDDKKSMKKVEKQQAEKPKEQKDKVNEDKKRVYSSDEESQEEISFENTGLSFGDCLFGDLPTPPPNNSKGKLKKKKTQLPQEQKKKAAKFSTKSEGRTKQKPKEEGKVSLASSSKTSKSNDDSNDKKRKSVSTPKETPSSKKIKNTYDSGILLPEISNDYKPLPRIGDDSSPRKRWNAQSAIDSSQIQFKGTKESRTKVFSGKARVHLTAVPTLFDACMRILCDNIDLLEDVGGVPFDILKPVMERCTYQQLYRLEEYNPHFVEDSDYLWQKHVEKEFKFAKPCLAETWKECYLRSFDEREQKFKLLTENITASYAKKDTGRKVMLAYVDRPAKAPRNVRRKQEQHGTAGPVTQQEAPHKRSSWVVPRNEDTSPNKPVRNQRRKRKRKRCRNRNRNNRRKRNKLGTYTPSLGWMKRHGLF, from the exons ATGACTGAAATTATTGAAACAGTTCGTCATTTACAACAAAAACTCGATTCATTATTCTCTAGTGAAGAATTTGATAAA ataaaTGCTGTGTTACAAAAATTAGATCAATTGCCCATTTCCATTGAAGTTTTACAG gGAACTGGAATTGGAAAAGCAGTCAACACATACAGAAAGCATGAGGGCGGTGTATCAGAACACGCTAGGAGTCTTGTCAAGAAATGGAAAGCACTTGTTCAGGCTGCAATGGATGCTGAAGCAGAACAACAGACAAACCATGAAACAAAACTATCAACTGATGAAAAGAGGACACCTGTCAATAAGCCAGTCCAAGATAAAAGTGAACAAAACAACAGctgcaaaataaaaaagacTCATGATTCAGAACATTCTAAAAATCTGACTgataaaaaacatgaattaacaaaTTCTAAAACCAATTCAAAACCTGATCGAACTAAATCTTTACCCAAAGACTCTTCACATAAAGAAAAAGGAAAAACACTTAAATTGAAGTCCAAGTGTGGAAAAATTGTTCCCAAAAACAGccaaaatgttgataataaactTGAAAATAAGAAAAAGAGTTCTTCATTGGTGGATTCACAAGCTAGATCGTCAAAAGGCTCTTTAGCAAATAAGGAATCATCTTCCAAAGTAACCAAAGATAAGACAAGGCAATCTAAAGTACCAACAGCTATGCAAGAAAGTGATGAAAGCACTGATAAAATAACTAAGAAAGTTAAATCTCCAGAAAAGAATGTTGGATTAGACTATCAAAATTCAGGGTTGTCTTTTGATGCTTGTTTGGCAGGACCTTCAACTGCAGACAAATTATTAAAGAGCCCTGTTcgtcaaaatttaaaaagaaaacttgAAGATCAAAGAAATGCAACAAATGTTAGTCAAAAAACCAATATCAATGAAAGAGAAAATTCATTGAGGACAAAGAGTAATAATGTCAAAAAATTATCAAAGCTATCTATCCCATCTTCTAAGGACACTGATAATAACAAAGGTAAAATCAGTAACAATGTAGAAAAGAAaggtaaacaaaatattgaacagCAGGATAAAAATGAACGTACTGGAAGTCCTTCCCGCAAACCTGAAAGATCAAAAGAAAAGAGTAAAAATGTAAATTCGTTGAAAAAGGAAGATATAAATATAGTTAAAAGCACAGTTACAGATCAGAAATCAAGTTccgcaataaaaaaaatagatataaaatCAGAGAAATTTATTgatgcaaaaataaaaaatcttgaTGCTACCAAATGTTCTTCACCacaacagaaaagtaaaaagaCAACAATTGAGTCAAAGATAAAAGATGACAAAAAATCGATGAAGAAAGTGGAAAAGCAACAAGCAGAGAAACCGAAAGAACAGAAGGATAAAGTAAATGAAGATAAGAAAAGGGTGTATTCTTCAGATGAGGAAAGCCAGGAGGAAATAAGTTTTGAGAACACTGGTTTATCATTTGGAGATTGTTTATTCGGTGATTTGCCAACTCCTCCACCAAATAATTCGAAAGGAAAGCTTAAGAAAAAGAAAACTCAGTTGCCACAAGAGCAGAAGAAGAAAGCAGCCAAATTTAGTACTAAATCTGAAGgaagaacaaaacaaaaaccaaagGAAGAAGGTAAAGTTTCTTTAGCGTCATCCAGCAAGACATCCAAATCCAACgatgatagtaatgataaaaAACGAAAATCAGTGAGTACGCCCAAGGAAACTCCATCATCTAAAAAG ATAAAAAATACTTATGATTCTGGGATATTATTGCCTGAAATTAGCAATGACTATAAGCCACTTCCACGGATAGGTGATGACTCTTCGCCACGAAAGCGCTGGAATGCACAGTCTGCCATTGACAGTAGTCAAATACAGTTTAAAGGTACAAAGGAGTCCAGAACTAAGGTGTTCTCTGGCAAAGCAAGAGTTCATCTCACAG CTGTTCCGACATTGTTTGATGCGTGTATGCGGATTTTGTGTGACAATATTGACT TACTTGAAGATGTTGGTGGTGTACCGTTTGATATATTAAAACCTGTTATGGAACGTTGTACGTATCAGCAGCTGTACAGACTTGAGGAGTACAATCCG CACTTTGTAGAGGATTCTGATTACTTGTGGCAAAAACATGTTGAAAAAGAATTCAAGTTTGCAAAACCATGTCTAGCGGAGACATGGAAAGAATGTTATTTG AGAAGCTTTGATGAAAGAGAGCAAAAATTCAAACTACTAACTGAAAATATAACAGCTTCATATGCAAAGAAAGACACAG GACGTAAGGTTATGTTAGCATATGTTGATCGTCCTGCTAAAGCGCCACGCAATGTACGACGGAAACAAGAACAACACGGCACAGCTGGTCCAGTAACTCAACAAGAAGCACCTCATAAGAGAAGTTCCTGGGTCGTTCCAAGAAATGAAGATACATCACCCAATAAACCAGTTAGAA ATCAGCGAAGGAAAAGAAAGCGTAAAAGATGTAGGAATCGAAACCGGAACAATCGACGTAAACGAAATAAGCTGGGGACGTATACACCTAGTCTTGGGTGGATGAAAAGACATGGCCTGTTTTGA